A part of Kitasatospora kifunensis genomic DNA contains:
- a CDS encoding SDR family NAD(P)-dependent oxidoreductase — MTITFITGANKGIGRETARRLIACGHTVLLGARDRERGEEAAAALGARFVPVDVTDDASVAAAAADVAEHEGRIDVLINNAGVQGPFGDPGDLTAADARAVLDVNVIGVVRTTTAFLPLLRRSDDPVIINVSSGMGSLAFTHDPGRSESHVVVPLYASSKAALTMLTTQYAKGLKGIRVNAADPGYTATDINGHSGSQTVTEGTDAIVALATEGPGAGTGRFIDRHGEIAWS, encoded by the coding sequence ATGACGATCACTTTCATCACCGGAGCCAACAAGGGCATCGGCCGCGAGACCGCCCGCCGCCTCATCGCGTGCGGTCACACTGTTCTCCTGGGAGCCCGCGACCGTGAGCGGGGTGAGGAGGCAGCCGCCGCGCTGGGCGCACGCTTCGTCCCTGTCGACGTGACCGACGACGCGTCCGTGGCCGCAGCCGCCGCGGACGTCGCCGAGCACGAGGGCAGGATCGATGTCCTGATCAACAACGCGGGGGTCCAGGGGCCCTTCGGTGATCCCGGCGACCTCACCGCCGCCGACGCCCGTGCCGTGCTCGACGTCAACGTCATCGGCGTGGTCCGCACCACCACCGCGTTCCTGCCGCTGCTGCGCCGTTCGGACGACCCCGTGATCATCAACGTCAGCAGCGGCATGGGCTCCCTCGCCTTCACCCACGACCCCGGCCGGTCCGAGTCGCACGTCGTCGTGCCGCTGTACGCCTCCTCGAAGGCGGCGCTGACGATGTTGACCACGCAGTACGCCAAAGGGCTCAAGGGCATTCGCGTCAACGCCGCCGACCCCGGCTACACCGCGACCGACATAAACGGTCACAGCGGCTCCCAGACCGTCACCGAGGGCACGGACGCGATCGTCGCCCTCGCCACCGAGGGGCCCGGTGCCGGCACCGGACGCTTCATCGAC
- a CDS encoding helix-turn-helix transcriptional regulator, producing MESMTTTPPGAGLGAMIRTWRNRLPPSAAGLPVVRKRRAVGLRREELADLAGVSVDYVVRLEQGRATTPSASVVASLARALQLSTAERDHLYRLAQIVPPADGTICDHLPPGMQRVLVRLGDVPVAVFAADWQLVWWNHGWAALLGDPLASPPRMRNFARDRFPVDVDHTPLALWPVTETDPDTADAALVSDLRRATGRFPRDSRLAALVRDLNAGNERFAELWATGKVTANREVHKRVDHPSVGPVTVDCDVLTDGDTELKIVIMTAAPGSEDETKLQLTTVVGPPAGTRN from the coding sequence ATGGAGAGCATGACGACGACACCCCCCGGAGCTGGACTGGGCGCGATGATCCGCACCTGGCGGAACCGGCTGCCCCCGTCAGCCGCTGGGCTGCCGGTCGTCCGCAAGCGCCGGGCTGTCGGGCTGCGGCGCGAGGAACTGGCCGACCTGGCCGGAGTGTCGGTCGACTACGTCGTGCGCCTGGAGCAGGGGCGGGCCACGACACCCTCGGCGTCGGTGGTGGCGTCCCTGGCGCGCGCTCTCCAACTGTCCACCGCCGAGCGGGACCACCTCTACCGGCTGGCCCAGATCGTGCCACCGGCGGACGGCACGATCTGCGACCATCTCCCGCCCGGTATGCAACGGGTACTCGTCCGCCTCGGAGACGTTCCGGTGGCCGTGTTCGCGGCGGACTGGCAACTGGTGTGGTGGAACCACGGGTGGGCCGCCCTGCTGGGAGACCCCTTGGCCTCGCCGCCGCGGATGCGCAACTTCGCCCGCGACAGGTTCCCGGTGGACGTCGATCACACCCCCCTCGCGCTGTGGCCGGTCACCGAGACGGACCCCGACACCGCCGACGCCGCCCTCGTCTCCGATCTGCGCCGCGCCACCGGCCGCTTCCCCCGGGACAGCCGCCTGGCCGCGCTGGTCCGCGACCTGAACGCAGGCAACGAGAGGTTCGCCGAGCTGTGGGCGACGGGAAAGGTGACCGCGAACCGCGAGGTCCACAAGAGGGTCGATCACCCGTCGGTGGGCCCGGTCACGGTGGACTGCGATGTCCTGACCGACGGCGACACGGAGCTCAAGATTGTCATCATGACCGCCGCGCCGGGCAGTGAGGACGAGACCAAACTCCAGCTCACCACGGTCGTCGGCCCACCGGCCGGCACGCGCAACTGA
- a CDS encoding Dyp-type peroxidase yields MPTEPENAQDPARPASAGFGRRGALLAAGAVFAAGIGAAADDLARKNLTATHERTPAAPPAQAATPFHGPRQAGVTAPQQPATQLLALDLPQTSTAADRQTLHTVLDALTRTLATAASDAPSDARLQGVGTTRLTSLVGVGPGLATRLGLDVPAGLTDLPAFPGDQLDQARSGGDLLLQLCAADRWTLTVVAELAATAARSAGATPRWSQSGFLSVTAPGTTPRNLFGFKDGTANPDPAQDEQFVWGPPGAHQNGTVLVYRRIRMDVAGFAALPADQRDRAIGRRESDGVPLTGTAEHDDPDIYAKNPDGSYVIPANAHVRLTSPRLDGGTRMLRRSYSYDDGPTDRGLLFCAFMRDAAQFVRVQDRLATRDALTPFLQHQASAVAYVLPGAATGGRLGEQL; encoded by the coding sequence CCGGTGCGGTGTTCGCCGCCGGCATCGGCGCGGCAGCCGACGATCTGGCCCGAAAGAACCTGACGGCCACTCACGAGCGTACCCCGGCCGCCCCGCCGGCCCAGGCCGCGACCCCCTTCCACGGGCCCCGGCAGGCCGGTGTGACGGCGCCCCAGCAGCCGGCCACCCAACTGCTCGCCCTCGACCTCCCGCAGACCTCCACCGCCGCCGACCGGCAGACCCTGCACACCGTCCTCGACGCGCTGACCCGCACCCTCGCCACGGCGGCTTCCGACGCTCCGTCAGATGCCCGGTTGCAGGGCGTCGGCACCACCCGGCTCACCTCGCTGGTCGGCGTCGGCCCGGGTTTGGCCACCCGGCTCGGCCTCGACGTCCCCGCCGGGCTCACCGATCTGCCTGCTTTCCCCGGCGACCAGCTGGACCAGGCGCGCAGCGGCGGCGACCTGCTGCTCCAGCTGTGCGCCGCCGACCGCTGGACGCTGACCGTGGTCGCCGAACTCGCCGCCACCGCCGCCCGGTCCGCCGGTGCCACCCCGCGCTGGAGCCAGTCCGGCTTCCTGTCCGTGACCGCCCCGGGGACCACCCCGCGCAACCTGTTCGGCTTCAAGGACGGCACCGCCAACCCCGATCCGGCGCAGGACGAGCAGTTCGTCTGGGGCCCGCCCGGCGCACACCAGAACGGCACGGTGCTGGTCTACCGCCGGATCCGGATGGACGTGGCCGGCTTCGCCGCCCTGCCCGCGGACCAGCGCGACCGGGCGATCGGCCGCCGCGAGAGCGACGGCGTCCCGCTCACCGGCACCGCCGAGCACGACGACCCGGACATCTACGCCAAGAACCCCGACGGCTCCTACGTGATCCCCGCCAACGCCCACGTACGGCTCACCAGCCCCCGTCTCGACGGCGGTACCCGGATGCTCCGGCGCAGCTACAGCTATGACGACGGTCCGACCGACCGCGGCCTGCTGTTCTGCGCCTTCATGCGCGACGCCGCGCAGTTCGTCCGGGTCCAGGACCGCCTGGCCACCCGCGACGCCCTCACCCCCTTCCTCCAGCACCAGGCCTCGGCCGTGGCCTACGTGCTGCCCGGCGCGGCCACCGGCGGCCGCCTCGGCGAGCAGCTCTAG